The nucleotide sequence TGTCCTGCCGACCCGCTCGGGGCCCGAGGCCCTGCGGACGCTCGAGCAGTCCCGCCCCGACCTGATCCTCCTGGACATCAATATGCCGGACATGGACGGATGGCAGGTGCTGCGCATGCTGAAAGTGGACGAGAGGATGTCCTCCATTCCGGTGGCGATGTTCTCGATCAAGATGGAAGTGCGCGACCGGCTCCACGGCCTCCAGGAGGGAGCGTTCGACTACATCACCAAGCCCTTCTCGCCGGAGGATCTGCTGCGGCGCGTCCGGCGCATCTTCGATTCGCTCGAGACAAGGGTGCAGGCGTGAAGCCGGGGATCGATCCCGGGACTGCGCGCCTGGCCGACGAGACGCGGCGCCTGCGGACCGGTTTCCTGCGGCTCAAGAGCGCCTTGTTCGACCCGGTCACCAGCCTGTATTCCTACAACCTCCACCTCGACCAGCTGGAAATGCACTGCGCCGGCCGGCGCCTGGGGGTGATCGTGGTCGAGTTCCCGGCGTTCGGCGCCCTGGAGCAGATGTACGGCTGGGAGGTCGGAGACCGCTTCCTGACGGGCGTGGCGGCGCAGCTGAAATCGCTCAAGGGACGACTCTATCCGGAGAGCACGCTCGTCTCCCTCGACGGCGTGTACGGCAACACGTTCACTCTGTTCCTCAGGGAAGGACGGGGGGGCCGGGAGGTGGGGGTCCCGGACCTGGCCGAGGCCTGCGCCCTCCTCACCGTCCACCTCGAAGGCCGACTGGCCGACGCGACCTGGGCCCCGACCCCGCCGGCCATCGATTGCTCGGTCGGGTACTCCCTGGTCTACCCGAACCCGTCCGCACGATTCGAGCGGATGGTCCACCAGGGGATCCGCGAGGCGCGCGGCATGACGCTGCGCGACGCGGATCGGGTCCAGGTCCGGCGGGCCGCGGAGCTGCGGACCATCATGGACGAAGGGCTCCTCACGACGCATTACCAGCCGATCGTAGACATGGATCTCGGGACGATCATGGGTTACGAGGCTCTCACGCGCGGCCCGGAGAACACCGCCTTCGCGGTTCCCAAGGCCTTGTTCACCGCGTCGGAGGCCAGCCGCCTGTCGGGCGAACTGGATGCTCTGTGCCGTCGGAAGGCGTTGCTCGGCGCCCGCGGCTTCGATCCGGACAAGAAGCTGTTCCTGAACTCCCTGCCCGAGACGCTGGGGACACCGGGCTTGATCGAGAGGAATCTGGCGGCGGCGCTCGAGGAGGTGGCCCTTCGGCCGCACAACCTGGTGCTGGAGATCACGGAACGCACCGCCATCGAGGACTTCGAGGCGTTCGGGCGCGAGCTGGATCGTCTGCGCAGGATCGGCTTTCTGGTCGCCATCGACGACGTCGGGACCGGCTACTCGTCGCTGCAGACGATCTCCGAGGTCCCGGCGGACTTCCTGAAGATCGACATCTCTCTCATCAAGAACATCCACCAGAGCCTGATCAAGCAGGACCTGGTGCATTCGCTGCTCCAGGTCGCGTCCCGGACACGCACGCGGGTCATCGCCGAGGGGATCGAAACCGCGGAAGAGCACCAGGCTCTGCGGGCGTGCGGAGTGCGCTACGGGCAGGGGTTCTATTTCGCCCGCCCGGCGCCGGCCTTTCCGGTGCTCGCGCGGGACGGGAAGGGTTCGGCCTAGGAGAGTCATGGGGATGTCGTACGAGGTTGCGAGGAACGTCCTGGCGGCGATCGCCACCGTGTCGGGAGTCGTGGCCCTGGCGCTCGCGGTCGTCACAGTGCACCTCCTGCGCCGGTCGGTCCGCCGGGTCAAGGAGCACCTGGAAGAGTTGCGGCGTCATCCACTGGTCGGCGTCCTGCCCGCCGAGACCGAGCCGGAGCTGCGTCCCCTCACCTCCGAATTGAACCATCTGCTGGCGGACCTGCGGGCTCGTCTGCACGAGACCGAGAAACGCTCGGCCGACATCGAGGGATTCGCGGCCGGACCGCCCGATCTCGCACTGATCGGAACGGACGCCGACTGGGGCGTCACCTTCTTCAGCCGGGGCGCGGTGTCTCTCCTGGGCTGGCCGCCGGAGGAGGTCGCGGGGCGGCACGTCGAGGCGCTGTTCTCCGAGGGGGAATGGGACCGCGTCCTGCCGAAGCTCGCGCGGCGCTCCCTGCGCGAGGCCGGGTTCTCCGAGACCGTCCGTTTGCAACGCCGGGACAGAAGCGTCCTCACAGCGCAGGTTTCGATCGCAACTGCGGCCGGAGATGGTTCGTCGATGCTCCTGGCGGCGCGCGATCTCACCTCCGAACAGGAGCTGCACGCTCGTCTGCGCGAATCGGAGGAGCGCTACCGCAACCTGGTCGAAGGAATGGGCGACGGCGTCTTCATTCTCCAGGACGACCGGATCGTGTACGCCAACGCCGCCCTGGCGCGGATGGCCGGGACAGAGCGCGAGGCGCTCCGTGACTCGTCCCTGGCGCGGCTGGTCCACTCCCACGATCTTCTCCGCGTTCTCGAGGTCCTGCGCCAGGCCCGCTCGGGGATGGAATCGGCGGGGGAGGTGCGCTGCCTCCTCTCGTCCCGCGGATCGCGGACTCTCGAGGTGCGGCTCGCCTGGGCGCGCACCGAGTTCCAGGGGCGTGCGGCGCTCGTGGGCACGGTGACCGACGTCAGCGACTGGGCACGGTTCGAGCGGGCCCTGGCCGGGAGCCAGGCGCGCCTGCAGGCTACGCTGGAGTCGAACGGCGACGGCATCCTGGTGCTGGAGACCCAGGGCGACGAGCTCCGGGTCACCCTGGCCAACCGCGCCTTCTGCGATCTCTGGGGGGTCGCCGCGGGCGATCTCATCGGCCGGTCGGTCCGGGAAATCGTCGAGCGGCTCGGAGCCCGCACGGATGCCCCTGCACTGGAGACGTTCCTGCGCGAGGCGCAGACGGGGGACGAGGCGCACCTCGACGCGCTGGAAACCAAGGATCCGCGCGCGGTCGTCGACCTGGTGGCGGGTCGCATCGTGGGAACGGCCGATCTCCCGCCGGGCCTGATCGTGACGGCGCGGGACGTCACCCGGCGGGTCGAGGGCGAGAAGGAGCTGCGCAGAACCATCGAGGAGCTGTCCAGGGCCAAGGCCGAGATCGAGACCGCCCACCGCGGGCTGGCGTCAGCGCAGAAGAACCTGGCGGAGAGCAACGCGCAGCTCATGACGCTGAACGCCGAGCTCAGGTCGTTGGACGAGATGAAGTCCGGCCTCCTGGCGAACGTCTCGCACGAGCTGCACACTCCCCTCGTGTCGATCAAGGGATACACCGAGATGATCCTGAAGCGGCGTCTCGGTCCGCTGACGCCGGAGCAGGAGCGCGGACTGGGCGTGGCGCTCAAGAACATCGACAGATTGATTGAGATGATCGACAACCTCCTGTCGTTTTCGCGCATCGAGAAGGGGGACACGCAACTGCATCTGGAGGATGTCCCGCTCTGGCAGATCGTCGACGAAGCGATCGAGATGGTGGGCGAGCGCATGCGCAAGAAAAACCTCTCGGTCACGACGGAGTACGAGACCGATGAGCTCGTGGTGCGCGGCGACCGCGTGAAAATCGGGCAGGTCCTGGTCAATCTTCTGACCAACGCGGTCAAGTTCAACACGGAGGGAGGACGGATCACCCTCACCGCGCGCAAGGGGGGGGGCGGGTTCCTCGAAGTGGACGTCGCCGATACCGGTGTCGGCATTCCGCAGGACGCGCTCGAGAAAATCTTCGAGCGCTTCTACCAGGTCGATTCGACGCCGCGCCGGAAGTACGAGGGGACCGGAATCGGGCTCTCCATCGTGCGCGACATCCTTCGTCTCCACGGATGCACGATCAGGGTCACGAGCCAGGTCGGACACGGATCGGTGTTCACCTTCACATTGCCGCTCTCGCGCGATCAGCAGGCCTCGGCGTCACGACAGGCTCCCGGCCGGGGCAAGAGCCAGGACACCAGGACCCCCTGAACGCTCACGGTCGAAAGCGGAATTCGCGCTGCCGCGCGACCTCGTAGAGGAGTGACGCCGCGGCGGCATGGACGTTCAGTGACTCGACGCCCTGGGCCATGGGAATGCGCACCCGGCGCCGGGCGGCGCGAAGCAGATCGTCGGGCAGGCCGGCCGCCTCGCTTCCCAGCAGGAGGACGGTCGGGAGGCTCAGATCGACTTCACTCGGCGTATCCCGGCCCCCGCGGTCGGCCGCGATCAGCTGAAACCCTGCCGGCCCCAGGAGATCGAGGAAGGGGCGCACCCCGGCGGTGGCGATGGGGAGGGAGAACTGCGCCCCCATCCCCGCCCGCACGGCGCGACTTCCGAAGGGGTCCGAGCAACCGGGAAGCACGATCAGGCCGGAGGCGCCGAGAGCACGGCTGCTCCGCACGATCGAGCCGACATTCCCGGGATCCTGCACGCCATGCAGCGCCACGACGAGCGAGGTCCCCGGACGGATGAGCGCCTCCGGTCCCAGAACGGGACGCGTGCACAGAAGGAGAACGCCCTGATCGCCGCTTCCTTCGGCGATCGACTCCAGGACCCGTGACGTGGTGCGCACCATCGGCGCGTCGGTCCCGCCCAGCCCGCGTACAAGCTCCCGCCCTTCCTCCGACTCCGGAAGGGCCGGGGTCATGAAGATCTGCCTGAGCGGGGCCCGGGTCCGCAGCGCCTCCTGGGCGAGGTGCAGTCCCCAGGCGACGAACGTGCGCTCACGCTCCCTCCGATCCCGGTCGCGCTCCAGGGCGCGGGCACGCTTCACAGCCGGATTCTGCGGGCTGTCGATCGCGCGCTCGCGCGGCGCGCGCGTCAATGCCCCGGCCCGCCCGCCCGAGGGCCTGAGTCGGGAGCGAACGGATCGGATAGAATCAGGCCCACACTGCGCACAGGTTGGAGGTGGTGTCGGTGACTGAGGTCCAGAACGTCGATCCGCAGCACCCCTCCTCGGTCATCATCGGCCGCGCCGCCGAGCTTCTGCGCGCCTCGAAACTCGTCGTCTACCCGACCGAGACGTTCTACGGCCTGGCCGCCGATCCGCGGAACCCCGCGGCGGTCGAGAGGATCTTCGCGTCCAAGGGGCGGCCGGACCGCATGGCGCTCCCGCTGATCGCCGGGACCCGCGCCGCGGTGCAGCTGTGCGTCCGCGAATTTTCCGAGACCGCCGAGCGTCTGGCCGCGGCATTCTGGCCGGGCGCCCTGACCCTGGTCATGCCCGCGTCGCCGGCCCTGCCACCGCGCCTTCTGGGGGGTGGTTCGACCGTGGGGATCCGCATCTCCTCGCACCCGGTGGCGTCGGCGCTGGCCGCGGCCTTCGGCGCCCCGATTGTCGCGACCAGCGCCAACCGCTCGGGACAACCGGCCCCCATGACCGCTCTGGAGGTCCAGGAGACGCTCCGGAGCGAGGTGGCGCTGATTTTGGATGGCGGCCCCACGCTCGGCGGCCTGGCCTCGACAGTCCTCGATCTCACGGCCGATCCACCCCGCGTGGTCCGCTCCGGCGCCGTCCCCCTCAGCGCCGTCGAACAGGTCCTCGGCCGCCGACTCGGCTAGGAGGCCGGCCGCCGCGGCGGGTGAGAGGGGCGAAGGCCTCACGCGACCTGCGGCTCTCACTGGGGTGCGCGTCCGAACACGATCGTGCCCAGGACGACCGGTCGCGAGGCGCCGGTGACGGAGGGCAGGTTGTTCGGCGCGCCGTGGATCGCCTCGTTGGCCAGAAGGGCGAAGGCGACCGCCTCCTTGGCGGCGGCCGGCAGGCCGTATTCGTCGCTCTCCTTGATGGAGAGCTCCGGGATGGCGTTCCGCAGCTGCTCCATCATGTAGACATTGCGCGCCCCGCCCCCGGACACGATCGCTTCCTCGTACACGTTGTGCGGCATGATGTGGCGGCGGCAGGCGAAGGCGATCGACTCGGCGGTGAAGCGGGTGGCTGTGGCGATCAGATCGTGGGGTGGCAGCGCGCTGTTCTCCTTCAGGATGCTTTCCAGGA is from Candidatus Dormiibacterota bacterium and encodes:
- a CDS encoding response regulator; this translates as MPQTVMVVDDDADILDVTRLALEGGGYSVLPTRSGPEALRTLEQSRPDLILLDINMPDMDGWQVLRMLKVDERMSSIPVAMFSIKMEVRDRLHGLQEGAFDYITKPFSPEDLLRRVRRIFDSLETRVQA
- a CDS encoding bifunctional diguanylate cyclase/phosphodiesterase, yielding MKPGIDPGTARLADETRRLRTGFLRLKSALFDPVTSLYSYNLHLDQLEMHCAGRRLGVIVVEFPAFGALEQMYGWEVGDRFLTGVAAQLKSLKGRLYPESTLVSLDGVYGNTFTLFLREGRGGREVGVPDLAEACALLTVHLEGRLADATWAPTPPAIDCSVGYSLVYPNPSARFERMVHQGIREARGMTLRDADRVQVRRAAELRTIMDEGLLTTHYQPIVDMDLGTIMGYEALTRGPENTAFAVPKALFTASEASRLSGELDALCRRKALLGARGFDPDKKLFLNSLPETLGTPGLIERNLAAALEEVALRPHNLVLEITERTAIEDFEAFGRELDRLRRIGFLVAIDDVGTGYSSLQTISEVPADFLKIDISLIKNIHQSLIKQDLVHSLLQVASRTRTRVIAEGIETAEEHQALRACGVRYGQGFYFARPAPAFPVLARDGKGSA
- a CDS encoding PAS domain-containing sensor histidine kinase, which codes for MSYEVARNVLAAIATVSGVVALALAVVTVHLLRRSVRRVKEHLEELRRHPLVGVLPAETEPELRPLTSELNHLLADLRARLHETEKRSADIEGFAAGPPDLALIGTDADWGVTFFSRGAVSLLGWPPEEVAGRHVEALFSEGEWDRVLPKLARRSLREAGFSETVRLQRRDRSVLTAQVSIATAAGDGSSMLLAARDLTSEQELHARLRESEERYRNLVEGMGDGVFILQDDRIVYANAALARMAGTEREALRDSSLARLVHSHDLLRVLEVLRQARSGMESAGEVRCLLSSRGSRTLEVRLAWARTEFQGRAALVGTVTDVSDWARFERALAGSQARLQATLESNGDGILVLETQGDELRVTLANRAFCDLWGVAAGDLIGRSVREIVERLGARTDAPALETFLREAQTGDEAHLDALETKDPRAVVDLVAGRIVGTADLPPGLIVTARDVTRRVEGEKELRRTIEELSRAKAEIETAHRGLASAQKNLAESNAQLMTLNAELRSLDEMKSGLLANVSHELHTPLVSIKGYTEMILKRRLGPLTPEQERGLGVALKNIDRLIEMIDNLLSFSRIEKGDTQLHLEDVPLWQIVDEAIEMVGERMRKKNLSVTTEYETDELVVRGDRVKIGQVLVNLLTNAVKFNTEGGRITLTARKGGGGFLEVDVADTGVGIPQDALEKIFERFYQVDSTPRRKYEGTGIGLSIVRDILRLHGCTIRVTSQVGHGSVFTFTLPLSRDQQASASRQAPGRGKSQDTRTP
- a CDS encoding RNA methyltransferase gives rise to the protein MKRARALERDRDRRERERTFVAWGLHLAQEALRTRAPLRQIFMTPALPESEEGRELVRGLGGTDAPMVRTTSRVLESIAEGSGDQGVLLLCTRPVLGPEALIRPGTSLVVALHGVQDPGNVGSIVRSSRALGASGLIVLPGCSDPFGSRAVRAGMGAQFSLPIATAGVRPFLDLLGPAGFQLIAADRGGRDTPSEVDLSLPTVLLLGSEAAGLPDDLLRAARRRVRIPMAQGVESLNVHAAAASLLYEVARQREFRFRP
- a CDS encoding L-threonylcarbamoyladenylate synthase; the encoded protein is MTEVQNVDPQHPSSVIIGRAAELLRASKLVVYPTETFYGLAADPRNPAAVERIFASKGRPDRMALPLIAGTRAAVQLCVREFSETAERLAAAFWPGALTLVMPASPALPPRLLGGGSTVGIRISSHPVASALAAAFGAPIVATSANRSGQPAPMTALEVQETLRSEVALILDGGPTLGGLASTVLDLTADPPRVVRSGAVPLSAVEQVLGRRLG